The DNA sequence gcACACAGCTTGTCTGACGTCGTGGGTTCTTGTGTATCTTAAAAGAAAATCACCACCAAAAAGTCCGCTGATTTATTGAATTACTAAGTATTATTGAAAGATTCTGATCTTccatattttttgtgtgttttgcATTCTTAGTGATGTCGAACACCATCATCATATCATTTAGACGTCTTACATTTACTATATCACAAAACTTTCACCTTTggtttaggtacctacacttGGATCTCCTAAAGAACAATAActttacttaatataataacattgttTCTGCCCCAGGCATACAAGACCGAAGGTTTCTTCCGCGGCGTGTATCGCGGTTTCGGCTCCACCGTGCTGCGAGACCTGCCCTTCAGCTTCATAGAGCTGCCAGTCTGGGAGATGCTGAAGACTACAGTCAGGAAATATAACAACGGCGAGATTAGCAGCTTTCAGGTTAGTTATTATACTTACTCGCGGAAGAACTTCTGGTTGAAGAGTAATGCTAAGGAAGTCAAGAAATAGTACTTATCGATAAATGATTGCGAGTTTccattaaaagtataaaataaacaattgtttctttgattgaccgtaagtgcgactgctaaAGCCGTTTACAATTTCCTTAATCATGACATCCTGAAACCagcattattaaatttatttgattttaaatgaGATTTACCTATTACTAATGATAAACCTCGCGAAAAGTGAGTATCCTATAATACCCCTGTTAATAGTATCTAACAGTATCCCTGCAGCAACAGTTCTGAAATCTTGATTAAACCTTTCATTTTCAGAGTGCAATCTGCGGCTCAATAGCAGGTGGCTTCGCAGCGGTCCTAACAACGCCTTTAGACCTCGCCAAAACCCGCATCATGTTATCAGACGGGTACAGAGTATCAGGGAAGATGAGGATCAGACCAGTCCTGACTTCCATCTACATAGAGTCAGGGTTCAAAGGTCTCTTCGCTGGAGTCATGCCAAGGATGACAGCCATCATGATTGGAGGATTCGTCTTTTTCGGAGTATATGAAGATGTGAAGAAgtatgttgaaaaatatttcgaTAGGAGATAGCATTTGGTGTTAAATTTGTAAATTTTTCTTGTGACCCGCTGCAAGCATTATGTGGTTTTGGAACTTGGCTACCAATATGACTGTTCTAGTTATAAGTACTGTTTAAGGCTCTACACAAGTACCTAAATCAATAGgctcacatgggacttacaacataaattgtgaagaagtaggtgtacattgtacagtggcaattACATGTCgcagtgtgcacctctgcctaccctttggggattaaaggcgtgacgttatataaaaaacaagtaCCTAAGCACGTTCAGGGCTATTTAAACGTACATAAATTAAAGACTGGTGTCAATCTACCTAGAAAGTTTATTTGGTAGTTTTCTATTAAACAGCTGGACTGATCCTGATGAGATTTGTTACAGAGATAGATAGGATTTTGGAGTCGATTACACGTACTTTCCTTACAGAAACTAATTTACAAGGCAGGTCATTCACTGTACAATATGATGGTGCTTAAGTTTTATTCTAAGATTTGTATAATAATGCTGAAATGAGTCGTTTGTATGAGATGTTTTCTATATTTTGATTACCTATATTGTAAGGTgcaatatttgaaattatttatttatgaaattgacAGTATTTTGACTTGTATgttatattttcctttattttttgaaaGCACTGGCCTAATAGGGATTTGATAGTATTAGAAGGTACATACCAAAGACcaaagaaatgttattttatcaatattttttaaaatgtaaggattttagtttttgtttggtAGTTTGGGTCTTAACATTAGTTCCTAATTTATAGTATACCTCATGTAATTTTGTTGGTGTATGGTTGTAAAATCGAATAGTAGATAGCTATGTATTTGAGATACATTGTGTATATTTAATgtggttgaatttgttatgtaaatagTTATTAGTTCTGtgatgtttttcaataaaatgttggAATTTAAGTTCTGTGTTTCTTTTTGGGTCCACATTTAaattttctcctgggtcgtgagtgcgtttacaaactctCACATTACATACAGACCTGGAACACAGAGTAGAGCGAGAACCGAAACTGCAACTAGACCGTTTTGCGTTGCCATCTGGTTAACGCGTATTTATGAACAGGATGTTTTACTAAAGATCAGCAAATAATGGGTTTACATGGTCGTGTTACgaaataattgttataaatttttttCGATTCGATATGACAAGAAAGTCATACATAAACTAAAGGTACTATCATAAAAATACTGAGAGTTCTTCCAAATATGTTTGAGGTTTAATGAACCGGGCACATTCCACCATAATGTCCTCAAGGTCATTCCCACTCTGTCACCCAATCAGCAAGTGACGTGTTTATGGGGGATTTAACATAAGAGAAGTGATGaattagttgtttttttagCTAGGACCTACAGTTTTCGAGATATTGTAAGATCgaatacatttcggagagtgtgcggaggaattgcacaacttggtTCCTCCTAGTCCtgtccatcatcgaaccacaagacaatcggcgaggcgttaccgtttcatggtggatatcccacccactcgcagcACAAGGCAGCTTGAAGCGaacttcaagcttccttgtgcgaaccgctgagtggaactccttgccggagtctgtgtttcctgggtgtgtataacctgggtgtcttcaaagcccgagtgaataggttgcttatgggcagacgtgctccatcgtaggccgcatcatcacttaccatcaggcgagatagcggccaaacgtccgTTGTCGGCCCAGAACATATTATGAATTTTGcgtgaaaaaagaaaaaaaaattacttgttTTCTCTCATGTTAGGTTGGGCCCATGTGTACCTATAACCTGCTGGTGGGACCcatgtatataataaaaacaacatttgcctttaaataaacctttattGTTCAAAAGTAACCACaacaattttatacattttacctTATACAAGTATTATACAGTTGATATACACGTTTAAATCTACAATATACAAAATATCTAAAgcgaaatcaaaattaaaattttaaattgttacaatcaatctaaaattttattttctggaCGCGATCAATGTTAGTACAgaatcaaattaaatactttaaaatcgATCACATCcaaaatgttaaatgttaatatattaattagatttttatttaactgtttaTGTATAAACTAAAATACTGTAATTACACGTATAGCTAAATTAATTGTGACGCATATTTACTAGTTTattcaatatacatattataataatgttattttaattgtagTTTTACAATCAGCCGCCGGTTTTGTAAGAAAACAGTAGGCATTAGGTACTGTCGACAGGGTCGGACTTGGTTTTAAGGGCCCCGGTGACAATGGCTCAGGGGCCCGTGGTCAAAACAGATCgaagaaattgttttatattttaagccAAGTCTTAGTTACGTTAGGGCCCCGGAAAGCTATTGCCATCTTGACTACATGGCCAATCCGACTGTCGACGAAATTCCGTAGTTGACTACTTTTCAATTTCGAATTGAAACTTGATCAACATTTGTGAGTacctttatttaaaatattcgatTTTGGAAGGAGGAAAGAAGtcgtttttgttcaaaatgtcGACGTTTTTATACAACTGCGCACGTCTTTTTCTAATATAAAGATGTGACAGTTATTTAGGGACTGTGTTGAAAtagatacaatattattataattagtttttataaaatatatatgttttataatattacagacAAATTCGAGTTTGGAAAATGTATAAAGGCGTCAATCAATGTTTAGTTTGAATAGTAAATTAGGGAAAAAATCTTGTAAAGAACTTACAAGAAAAAATTATAGAAGAAAAATGaaaggttttaaaatatttagagatAGGCAAAACGTATAAAAAGTTTGGAGAACTACAAATATATAGTAGAAAGTTATTAAAAccttaataaactttattaatccATACATaggatagatattttttatttaccaagttgtaacttatacaaaaatattaaactttggAGTTTCATAGCCGATATAAAGTTCCCATACCTAACTATTTATTTAGGaaactaaatataatagtaGCAAATGTTGCCGCGCCCAAACTTACATAAATCTCCTCAAACACGCTAAGATCTATAAAGTAGTACAGACATTGGATAACAGATGGCGTTGGtattataaacttaattttacttattaacAAAATCGTTTTCGACTTAATAAATATAGATGGCGTTACTGATTGACATTAAAGATAAACCTTTGATATTTTGTGACTTGATGGTGAACAtcgtttacaaattattttaaatagattttttgacCAGGAATGTTTAAACCAGCagttgtttctttgttttaagtacatatttctaCACAAGGTATTTAATTTCTAGCAATATTTTTGCAAAACAACCAAAAGATGGCATTAGTAAAAGACACCGCAATAATGATACAAGATAACATTCATAGATGGCGgtgttaacaaaaaataactgtGTTATTAATAAGGCCTATCTTTTTATCTGAAGATAATATTGCTGGTGTGTGACCCGCGGTGTGAGCTGTTGTCCCTGGTGGTGTGACGTCGGAATGGGTTCCAAGATGGCGCCCGACGGGCCGAGGACCGCGCAGTCACTGCTGTGGAACCGCTCGACGCTGTCGATGCCGCAGACACCGAGCCTTGGTTCGAGTTGGACTGTCGAGGCGTTTCTGGTGATGCCTGGAAATTGAGCAAACGAtagtaatcattttaatatttcgaaATTTCTTCAattcatcattttaaaatttcttttctAAATATGAAAACTTATCGTCAGCATTGACATGTTTGATCAAGACTACGTATAAGCTGATTTTCGACGGACATTTTTGTTACTTGCATCTTTTCCAATAGTGATATAAGATACCGCATATTTCtgttaaattatgttataaatattgtgaCTTTCAAGTGTCCTGGAACCTATATTGAGTCAAATattcaaaagaaataaacagTTCAATATACCTTAAGACAGCTCTTATCCATCGGTGTAGCTAGCTTCATAGTGAGTGTATCTCCTGCCTCCTGTATCAGTCTGACCACTTCATCATGAGAGCTCCATTTCACGTCAGTATCGCcaatagatattataaagtCTCCTTCACGCATACCACCGATCtgaaaaaaacaatgtttgcatcagttaatattgtaataaatgaaaGCTCTTTCTTATGTCcttattagaattttaatgCAGTAAGgcatttgtattttttgaacTTAAATGATACTTACATCAGCCAAAGAGTTGGGCTCGACCCCTGCAATAACAACAGGCGCGTCTCCTCTCACTGAGAATCCAAAGCCTTCATCTTCGTTTTTCGCGTTCGACACGTTGTATTCGCTCGCTGCCCTTCTCAAGGGATCCTTTCGCCTTCCATTCTTCACTTTACCATTACACTCCTTCACCCCATTCTCAAGTTTTCCTTCTTTAATCTTATACTCATTCTGCGTATCATAGTCCAAGACTTTGGGatgatattcataattattattgttgtaacTATTTATATACACTCCATTCTGTTTTGTGACCCTGTGTAGTTTCTTCTTTTCATATTCGTTGGAATACTTCTCATCGCTTCTAATTATTTGGTTGTAATAAGTGCTGTTATCTTCCGACCTGTCTCGCTTCTCGCTCCTGTGTTTGCCGTTTCTTGTTTCTTCATAATCTTCAACGTTTCCATTTCGTGGTCTCTCAATGCGGCGGGACCCATCtctatatttttgtagttgGACGAGCCGTGGGGCGCTCCAGTGACGTTTGGCGGAGAATATGGCGATTGGACCCAAAGACTTGAATAGATCTTCTACTCTGTGCTGAGCGAAGTCCGGTTGCGTTAGGGCCAGTTGGAATTTCGATGATGCTGTGGGTAAAATAGTTGATTATTTAAGGATGctacttaaaaaatatcagGTGATTAGCTAAAGCGATTGTTAAACTAGTAGAATGTAAAGCTGTGTACTCACGCTGTACGTTGGGCGCGTCGATGAGGTCGGTGAAGTCGTTGGCGTCGTTGTCATTGTGCGCGGCGCCGGCCCCGCGCTCCCGCGCCGCGCGCTCCAGCTGGGCGCGTACTACTAGAGAGATCGCTTCCTTGCCGCGCAACTCACTGGAAGAataataacttttacattatttcCTGCGTACTAAAACTGTCATGTGTGATAACAATCACAAGACTATGAGGATTTGAATGAGGCAGAATTAGTTGGTAattcatttacttttatataatttgcGTACTTGCTACGTATATTACTTTTTGCGAACTGTTTGTAAGAGATAACTTACCGACACATCCTTTGTAGTCTGAGCGCTTCTTCGTACAAAGTGAGCGCCTCAGCGAGATGTGCGCGGCCTAATGCGATCCAATCCACATCAGCGTCCTTCAGCGTTGGAGATATAGAAGAGCCTGAAATCACGCAAAAGCGAGAGGGTTTTGTTTGGTTGGAgataaaatcattatttgtCTACGAAAATAGACGATTTCATAAAAGTTCCACTACTTTGTGGTAAAAAATCCACAACACACCACgtgtactttattatattttacttattgtaGATTTTTCAGTATGTTTTAAATTACCATTATCGAGATGTGTATCAGCATCGTAGAGCGATGCAAGGCGGCTGGGGGAGCGAGACGATGCTGGCATGTTCAGTAGACCTGTCGCACAATACTGGTGCGCCAACGCTGAAGAAAGATAGCATAAGTATTTTAAACTCTTGTTTAAGATCAAAATTAGGTTTATAAATTAGTCTTTGCCATGTATGTTAAgtgtgttattgtaaaattatacatacctTTATAAAACTCAGTCTTAACGTGGACTAAAGAGACCCACGAGTATGGCACGTAGTTGAACACACCCTCTGATTGCATCTGTTGACAAGACAAACATTATTGTATGAATACCTTTCCATATAATCCTGAAACTTCACATCCAGATGACATGATGAGATAAAatgtattagaaaatattattgtaagctTTTTATCATTTAGTCAACCAAGCAATATGAAAGTTTTACTAGTCTGAATTTAAATACTTTGTCGctggattaaaataaaattgtaactgcATGTATGTATGCAGGTGGCGACTtatcgttctacgtggaggaccaagggggaggcctttgttcagcagtggacgtctctcggctgatgatgatgatgtatgtaTGGTATGGGCCAGTAGTAACCTTGTCGTAGAGCTGCCTGTATGTGTGCGCGAGATGCGCGGCCTCGTGCGCGAGGTCGAGGCAGAGGTCGGGCGCGCGCCGCAGCTCGGGGACCGCCTCGCCCGCCTGCAGCTGCAGCTTCTCGAACAGGCACTCGCGGGCTTGGGCCTGTATAGTcaaatataatcattattacCACCGAGATAAAGTCGAAACCGTGTACTGCTACAATAACTCAGAATAGGGAATTGTTGTTAGAATatagtatgtaataatataataatatcacccTAAGTAAGTTGTAAGGGCAGATGGCAAATGATCCATTAGTTAatgttgatatttaattttcttttaataaaacccacattattattttctcttgtgtcgtggatgtgtttacaaacttacaaattcatataaacattacacccagacccggaacaacaatttgtggatcacagagagttcctccgtgcgggaattgaaccctaCACTACGCTACActttgcacgacagccagttgcccagccaccgcgccaaccgtgcagactAGTGAATCTAGTTAAGCATAAAGCTCAAAGAGTAAGTTGTAAGGGTAGAAAATAAAGGTATATAGTAAATAAAGCCGGTCGTACAGTCATGAGCGCGGCGAGTACAAGCAGTGTGTCGGCGGCGAGGTCGACGGAGGGCGCGTTGGTGAAGTTGTCCAGCACGTAGCGCAGCGCGCCCGCCGCGCGGAGCCACGCCTCCACGCCGCCGTCCAGGCCCGAGCACGTCGAGCGGTCCTGGCAATAGCAACAGGTAcagtcaaaattataatatattaggtTAAAAAAACCCGTTTcgtaaacaaaattacaattagaATAATAAGAAGAACAAGTTGAATATTGCTGATACCTGTTTAGCTCCTAGTTGAGTATAGATGCCAGCTATGTTGAACAAGACACAAGCTTTCTCGAAAGCCACTGTTCGCTGGCATGACGGGACTCCTGcaaaagacaaaagaaaattgTAGATACCCAATAAACTTTtagaaaaactattaaaaacagAGAAAAGTTTCCTATGAAAAAAGAAAGCATACAAGTAACGCCATCTCTATTTGAATTCCATAAACAATTCACTAACACCATCTATTGACACCAACgaaaaacaaatgttttctacATTCAACACTAGATGGCGtcaaaaaaacaacaaattgcTTCTTTAATCTTTCAAATTATCATTAGAGAATATTCAAACAGTATAATAACTAGAGTTTTAAATACCTGTTAACGAATCGAACCACTCGAAGTAGACGCCGAGCGAGCGGTCGGGCGGGAAGAACCGTCGCTCGATGAAATACAGCTGGTTGTAGTACTTGAACAGCAGAGCGACGCCCGCGCTCGATCTGACTGGCGTGCGCATCGCCTGCGGATAACATAAACAGCTTGATTAATAACTTAGAAATAgaacatcataattattaaattactgcaCTTCTGGCGTTCTACACACTCCAACAGAACAAACTCCAATAATCACTACAGAGTTAACTCTCCTAACTGCAAGTAATGTAAATGGTAAAACAAAGAAGAATTGGGTAAGTAGGTATGTCAATTTTCCAGATTGGATTCTGGGGATCTGAGGCAAAGTAGCTTGAGAAAACCAAATCTCACCTATTTTAGCACATTGTAAAATACATTTGGAGCCCATCTGGCAATCCAACCTGGCTAAAAACTCGACAATACATTATCCATCTCTAATCAACCATTCACACTAGATTTTTCCCTAAAAATGcctccaaataaataaataagtcactCACCTGTCTCATATCCATGAAGTCCGAGATAGCATCTTCATAAGCCGCCGCGTCCTCGCTGTAGTGCTCCAGGATGAAGTCCTTGAACGGCTCCCTGAAGTCCACCTCCTTCGTCTCCTTCAGCCCCAGCGGGATCATCGGCATCACGCATTCTTTACCGCTGGCGACAATAATGGGAAGTTTTAGCTACACTGACCAGAAACTTTCACTTAAACAGAgtggtacttatttttttttgagaggggaaatcaTCGATTggcttctctcgctttgggcaagggagtgtcagactcttactgactaaaaaccaccccgttcctactcctgcttttcgagctggagccccggtaaccggctaggcagtccgcagctccagggcGGTACTTAGTTTACCTTAAGAATAACCGTAATTAACAAGGCTATCGATGAATAAACTTCCTACAGCCAGGAGCTATAGAGCCATAGATACCTACGACAAAATTATAACATCCCcaaatgcgcacctctgcctatcccttcggggataaatggcgtgacgttgcttttatattttaaagaccaatttacaagttacaagtcatacaaaatgttttaatggcCATCTCAATAGTAGTTCCAATATAAATATTGCATTCAAGCCTTTATCTCACTGACTCAGATAGAAAGCTAGAACATATTCTTACGAACAAGTGAAGTTAATGATACGTTAGCTctaaatattactattattggAAGGAAATTATTGCCTGCGGGCAGTTAACAGTTGTTTCTCTAGAATCATTGGCTTATTTTACGTTCGACGCTCTTATTTTATGTTCTAACGGCCAAACTTTTACCCATTATTAGGTAAAAGTATTAATTATAGCATAATAGCTAAAGTAATACGGCTATTCTTTTAAAGTCAATAATGTaagttaagttaaaaatatttaataattgtaaCTACATCAAAGTACACAGAAATGTAGAAAAAGTTCGCATACCTCACAAAAGAACGTAGATTAGCGCGCGCATTCCACTCTATTAGTCTATGGTTACAATATGGCGGAGCGCGGGAAAATGAAACAATGGCGGAAACCgtctttttattaaatctctTTTATGTTTAATTGGCGAGCAGTAATTGAATTGTAacgatattttgttataattaagttagcaagaaattaattaagatataaATTATTTCCCATATCAATAATTATACTAAAAGTGTGACACATACGCGTAATTTATTATGgttaaaccaaaaaaataaacaatacagtTTTACATGAAAATTTATATCTTGCGTTATAAGTTGACACCTAAAATGTCTCCAAATTACACCCTTAACGTATCACACCCGTTCCACTCTACATTAAAAAATGTACcaataataactaaaaataaacaatttcgcGCCGTAGCATCTCCATGTAACCACATAGTCTCCAATtaggtacttagtacttacGAGCAGTGCCCATTCAGTTTTTGTGTCCAACCTTTTATCTTGcatttacttttttcatataataacaACGATTATCTAGAATTTTACACTTcaaaaggtttattattttttttctttatcctCTAAGTGTTATGGCATGATGATAGCGTGTAACCTGTTTTTAGTGTCCTTCTTTTTAGTCTGTGGTAAGTTGGTAAGTATTGTTTCTTTTTGCCGCCAATCGCCATCTTTGTTTTTGAgagaaatggttttatttttacgaaTTAATATGTACAGAATACAGagagtttgtttttgttcagaAAAAAGATTAGAAGAAGATTCTTAAAATAAGACATCTTCAAGAATTGAAGGGTTGGATGTTACGAACGTGTTAGAGGTAAGGCAATCgtattaaatagtaaaatatttaacgcACATGATAAATACTCATCATGACGCTTACCGTTTCTATATAAGTTTACGTAACAATTTTGTCAAAATCGAATACATTTCTCTTTTTTGACATATCAATAAAGAGTTTTGACATATCAGTAAAGATATAACTAAATGGTCATTTACCATTTATTTGCCAATAAGCCCCTATTTAACCTATCTCCATGTTTAAAGAAAATCGTAATAACTTCTCATTAatcaaattatgtataataatttgtacgctttaataaaatgaaacatttctACCGATGACGTCCTTGTCGGCATTACATCAGTATGTAAATTCTAAAATGTCGGCAAAACTCCGCTCATCGGAACAGCGTaaacaacttaaataaataaaacatgcatTCTATAGCATGCTGTTCCGATTTCGtttctaaaacatttatatttgttgacATGACAAAACGAGTTAGTTAAAAAAGTgcttattttgatttattttcgcATTTCCTACTTTCATTACCGTacgtgttttaatataaaattgaactTTGTAATCAAATGTAGCTAATGTAGCTATCAGTGccgtttttattacaaatcttATGCAGCAAAATTTTTAAGGTGCAATTTTATTGCAAATCTGCATATAAAATTTgcaatttcaaaattctttttttagaATTAAGTTACCATACCGTACACAAATAAACTAACCTGATAAAGGTTTAATTTatcacaattaaaaaatatatatatcagGAATGAATCCAACTTTTGTAACTGTCACTCGAAaactactaaacagattttgatgaaacttgggaTACAGACAAACTATAAccataggtacttttttatccGTTAAccgtatccttagtacgagtttgaattcgtctctctgattggccggctcgaatgaacaaaccaatcagagcgccaaataggctatcgtttcgattactttaaacgtaaagcaaactcatactaagggtaccgatCATGCTAATAAGTTACAGA is a window from the Spodoptera frugiperda isolate SF20-4 chromosome 10, AGI-APGP_CSIRO_Sfru_2.0, whole genome shotgun sequence genome containing:
- the LOC118277407 gene encoding S-adenosylmethionine mitochondrial carrier protein; the encoded protein is MERKGKSKSFKSTHFPPLVAGAIAGVSVDVTLYPLDTLKTRLQSAQGFQKAGGFSGVYRGLLTVAATSMPTTALFFVSYEATKTLCQPLVATQYTPMVHMFAASVGEVLACLIRVPTEIAKQRKQTYVGTNSKSSVSILLHAYKTEGFFRGVYRGFGSTVLRDLPFSFIELPVWEMLKTTVRKYNNGEISSFQSAICGSIAGGFAAVLTTPLDLAKTRIMLSDGYRVSGKMRIRPVLTSIYIESGFKGLFAGVMPRMTAIMIGGFVFFGVYEDVKKYVEKYFDRR
- the LOC118277558 gene encoding rhophilin-2 codes for the protein MKTVDILEGSDPRVATCRGRLQTRRCQLNQEINKELRLRAGAENLFKATTNRKLRETVALELSFVNSNLQLLKEQLAELNSSVELYQSDSGKECVMPMIPLGLKETKEVDFREPFKDFILEHYSEDAAAYEDAISDFMDMRQAMRTPVRSSAGVALLFKYYNQLYFIERRFFPPDRSLGVYFEWFDSLTGVPSCQRTVAFEKACVLFNIAGIYTQLGAKQDRSTCSGLDGGVEAWLRAAGALRYVLDNFTNAPSVDLAADTLLVLAALMTAQARECLFEKLQLQAGEAVPELRRAPDLCLDLAHEAAHLAHTYRQLYDKMQSEGVFNYVPYSWVSLVHVKTEFYKALAHQYCATGLLNMPASSRSPSRLASLYDADTHLDNGSSISPTLKDADVDWIALGRAHLAEALTLYEEALRLQRMCRELRGKEAISLVVRAQLERAARERGAGAAHNDNDANDFTDLIDAPNVQPSSKFQLALTQPDFAQHRVEDLFKSLGPIAIFSAKRHWSAPRLVQLQKYRDGSRRIERPRNGNVEDYEETRNGKHRSEKRDRSEDNSTYYNQIIRSDEKYSNEYEKKKLHRVTKQNGVYINSYNNNNYEYHPKVLDYDTQNEYKIKEGKLENGVKECNGKVKNGRRKDPLRRAASEYNVSNAKNEDEGFGFSVRGDAPVVIAGVEPNSLADIGGMREGDFIISIGDTDVKWSSHDEVVRLIQEAGDTLTMKLATPMDKSCLKASPETPRQSNSNQGSVSAASTASSGSTAVTARSSARRAPSWNPFRRHTTRDNSSHRGSHTSNIIFR